Proteins from one Pontibacter korlensis genomic window:
- a CDS encoding DUF4249 domain-containing protein produces the protein MKKIFLYLIAMVTLALNSCEEVIDYELDTAETKLVVEGLITDQPGPYNVRLSSTIGYLDQGLTPGINGALVIVSDNHGTADTLRQISDGLYQTTKLKGTPGYTYYFKAVVNGQEYTAQSYMPAVSPIDSITFEYQTAMDEDDEGYHPFIHFQDPLGKGDNYRWNVYVNGVLVPDELAVLNDDIYDGNYGHADMGFALKQGDQIKVELYAINKPAYKFWIALVNQQNSSGGPFESTPANAPTNISNGAIGFFGASAVSVIEGTVPVE, from the coding sequence ATGAAAAAGATATTCTTATACCTGATAGCAATGGTAACGCTAGCCCTGAACAGCTGCGAAGAAGTGATAGATTATGAACTGGATACCGCCGAAACCAAGCTGGTGGTGGAAGGATTGATCACAGATCAGCCTGGTCCTTACAATGTGCGCCTTTCCAGCACAATAGGATACCTGGACCAGGGACTGACTCCTGGTATAAACGGAGCGCTGGTCATTGTATCAGACAACCACGGCACGGCCGATACCCTAAGACAGATTAGCGATGGCCTTTACCAAACCACTAAACTAAAGGGCACTCCTGGCTATACTTACTATTTCAAAGCAGTTGTAAATGGGCAGGAATATACTGCACAAAGCTACATGCCAGCCGTTTCTCCTATCGACTCCATTACCTTCGAGTACCAGACAGCTATGGATGAAGACGATGAAGGATATCACCCTTTCATCCATTTCCAGGACCCACTGGGCAAAGGCGACAATTACCGCTGGAATGTATATGTAAATGGCGTTCTAGTGCCAGACGAGTTAGCTGTGCTGAATGATGATATTTACGATGGCAACTATGGTCATGCTGACATGGGCTTTGCACTGAAGCAGGGAGACCAGATAAAAGTAGAGCTATATGCCATAAATAAGCCTGCTTATAAGTTCTGGATTGCACTGGTTAACCAGCAAAACTCCTCCGGCGGCCCATTTGAATCTACGCCAGCCAATGCTCCCACCAACATCAGCAACGGCGCCATCGGTTTCTTCGGGGCCTCTGCTGTTTCGGTGATAGAAGGTACAGTACCAGTAGAGTAA
- a CDS encoding PRC-barrel domain-containing protein yields MKHDDLRNERLVPLSAMDDYKVAKDNPDVVGWRVVGADGDTLGVVRDLIVDPRVMKVRYLSVVADRRFFNTDADQHMLVPIGLAALDKSSKKVFVTSIDSRTIVNYPIYPGGPITEDYEHAVRDTIHQSQREALHGTADDHKAEFDEALRHQHSDRLHTDHQHAEPRRVTNDFYDNSTFDENRFYTSDQQAHRDILHSSSDRDRTDRTTAATDLHQEDIKSKSVEESIATIERLELLREKGSITEEEFMLLKKRALNL; encoded by the coding sequence ATGAAACATGATGATTTAAGAAATGAACGCCTGGTGCCATTAAGCGCCATGGATGACTATAAAGTTGCCAAAGACAATCCGGATGTTGTTGGCTGGCGAGTGGTAGGTGCCGACGGTGATACCCTGGGTGTAGTAAGGGACCTAATCGTTGACCCAAGGGTGATGAAGGTGCGCTACCTTTCTGTAGTAGCAGACCGCAGATTCTTCAACACGGATGCCGACCAGCACATGTTGGTACCTATTGGTCTGGCGGCACTAGACAAGAGTAGCAAAAAAGTATTTGTTACCTCCATCGACTCCAGAACAATAGTCAACTACCCTATTTACCCTGGCGGGCCGATTACAGAAGATTATGAGCATGCTGTGCGGGACACTATTCACCAGTCGCAGCGAGAGGCCTTGCACGGAACCGCAGATGACCACAAGGCTGAGTTTGATGAAGCATTGCGGCACCAGCATTCAGACCGTCTGCATACAGATCATCAGCATGCCGAGCCAAGACGTGTTACAAATGATTTTTATGACAACAGCACGTTCGACGAGAACAGGTTCTATACTTCCGACCAGCAAGCCCATAGGGATATTTTACACAGCTCTTCCGATCGCGACAGAACAGATCGTACAACAGCAGCTACAGACCTGCACCAGGAGGACATAAAATCAAAATCCGTTGAAGAGTCTATTGCCACTATTGAAAGACTGGAACTACTACGGGAAAAAGGATCTATCACAGAAGAAGAATTTATGCTCTTAAAGAAGCGGGCTCTTAACCTGTAA
- a CDS encoding MBL fold metallo-hydrolase, with protein MKIQQFEDKGLAHYAYAVLSKQSKEIILIDPARSPQPYYEFAEANNASIVGVIETHPHADFVSSHLEIHQKTGATIYAHSLVGADYPYQPFDEGAVLHLGDIRLKSLHTPGHSPDSISIVLEHEGKDKAVFTGDTLFIGDVGRPDLRENTGNITAKREELARQMYHSTREKLMKLDDDVTVYPAHGAGTLCGKALSEANSSTIGAEKGSNYALQPMAEEEFVKLLTEDQPFIPKYFGYDVSLNKKGAPTYAASIAEVKRLENSFTPEESTVIVDGRNEKAFKKGHMKGAINIQNGGKFETWLGSIVSPKEQFYLVAENEQELNELISKAAKIGYEQLIAGAFIQNGKAEASSPTIDLEDLRQHTEKYTIVDVRNASEVKAGKFFSNAINIPLPELRERTKEVPTDKPVVVHCAGGYRSAAGSSILEAELSNLQVLDLSEAVKDFKDGSNL; from the coding sequence ATGAAAATACAACAGTTCGAAGATAAAGGATTAGCACACTATGCTTACGCTGTACTTAGCAAGCAAAGCAAGGAAATTATACTTATCGATCCTGCGCGAAGCCCGCAACCATACTACGAATTTGCCGAAGCGAACAATGCCAGCATAGTTGGTGTAATTGAAACACACCCGCACGCTGACTTTGTGAGCTCACACCTGGAGATACATCAAAAAACCGGAGCCACTATCTACGCGCATAGCCTGGTGGGCGCAGATTATCCTTATCAACCTTTCGATGAAGGCGCAGTGTTGCACTTAGGTGATATCAGGCTGAAGTCGCTGCACACCCCCGGCCACTCCCCAGACAGTATCAGCATTGTGCTGGAGCATGAAGGGAAAGATAAAGCCGTGTTTACTGGCGATACCCTTTTTATTGGTGATGTAGGCCGTCCGGACCTTCGGGAAAACACCGGTAACATAACGGCTAAAAGAGAAGAACTCGCCCGCCAGATGTACCACAGCACCCGCGAAAAACTCATGAAGCTTGATGATGACGTTACTGTGTATCCTGCCCACGGCGCCGGTACGCTTTGCGGTAAAGCACTGAGCGAAGCAAACAGCAGTACCATTGGGGCTGAGAAAGGAAGCAACTATGCCCTGCAGCCAATGGCAGAGGAAGAGTTTGTGAAACTGCTGACCGAGGACCAACCATTTATACCTAAATACTTCGGCTACGATGTAAGCCTCAACAAAAAGGGTGCACCTACATATGCTGCAAGTATAGCAGAAGTAAAAAGGCTGGAAAACAGCTTTACACCTGAAGAAAGCACTGTTATAGTAGATGGCAGAAACGAAAAGGCTTTCAAGAAGGGACATATGAAAGGTGCTATCAACATACAGAATGGGGGCAAGTTCGAAACCTGGTTAGGAAGTATCGTCTCCCCAAAAGAGCAGTTTTATTTAGTTGCCGAGAACGAGCAGGAGCTAAACGAGCTGATCAGCAAAGCAGCTAAAATTGGCTATGAGCAATTGATAGCAGGAGCTTTCATTCAAAACGGAAAAGCAGAAGCCTCCTCCCCTACTATTGACCTAGAGGATCTCAGACAGCATACAGAGAAGTATACTATTGTGGATGTTCGTAATGCCTCAGAAGTGAAAGCAGGTAAGTTCTTCTCCAATGCTATCAACATACCGCTGCCTGAGCTACGTGAGCGCACAAAAGAGGTACCAACAGATAAGCCAGTAGTAGTACATTGTGCGGGCGGCTACCGCTCTGCAGCCGGAAGCAGTATTCTGGAGGCTGAGCTATCTAATTTACAAGTGCTGGATTTAAGCGAAGCCGTAAAAGATTTTAAGGACGGCTCTAACTTATAG
- a CDS encoding Crp/Fnr family transcriptional regulator gives MDTLQQNILQKQFPQLEQPLLQEILQQSVLRQVEEGDEVLRSGQYIRSTILLLNGLLKVYREDDEGNEFLMYYLEPGNACALSIMCSARTEKSQIMAKAVEPSEVVLIPAQLSETWLGKYKTWQSFVIASYRQRFEELLQTLDSIAFKALDERLLFYLERHVKVRGTTIKLSHQQIADELNSSREVISRLLKKLEQTGALTLHRSYIEVHDLALV, from the coding sequence ATGGACACCCTACAGCAGAACATACTACAGAAGCAGTTTCCGCAGCTTGAGCAACCACTTTTACAGGAAATACTGCAACAGAGTGTACTAAGGCAGGTGGAGGAAGGTGACGAAGTGCTACGATCAGGCCAGTACATCCGCTCTACCATACTTCTCTTAAATGGTCTGCTCAAAGTTTACAGGGAGGATGATGAGGGTAATGAGTTTTTGATGTATTACCTGGAGCCAGGTAATGCCTGTGCCCTCTCCATTATGTGCAGTGCCCGAACCGAGAAGAGCCAGATTATGGCCAAAGCCGTAGAGCCTTCTGAGGTTGTCCTCATCCCGGCACAGCTCTCGGAAACGTGGTTGGGCAAGTATAAAACCTGGCAAAGCTTTGTCATAGCGTCTTACCGTCAGCGCTTTGAGGAGCTGCTGCAGACGCTGGATAGTATTGCCTTCAAAGCACTTGATGAGCGCCTCCTTTTTTACCTGGAACGCCATGTAAAAGTGAGAGGCACAACCATAAAGCTCTCCCACCAGCAGATAGCCGACGAGCTAAACAGTTCGCGAGAAGTGATTTCTAGGCTGCTCAAGAAACTAGAGCAAACAGGTGCGCTAACGCTGCATCGCAGCTATATAGAAGTGCATGACCTGGCACTTGTCTAG
- a CDS encoding sulfite exporter TauE/SafE family protein yields the protein MEIFGYIAALVIGLSLGLIGGGGSILTVPVLVYLIGLNPVISTAYSLFIVGLTSLVGSYKFYKKGLVSLKTAVVFGLPSIVAVYITRRYLVPAIPENIFTLGDTIVTKGMLLMLLFAALMVFASISMIKKKKLTAATPEQGSLAQEQKFNYGGILAEGLVVGTLTGLVGAGGGFLIIPALVLFSKLDMKMAVGTSLLIIAVKSLFGFVGDIFNYDINWLFLSVFSLISIAGIFVGSFLSTRIPADKLKSSFGWFVLVMGIYIIAKELFL from the coding sequence ATGGAAATATTTGGATACATCGCCGCCCTGGTCATCGGACTTTCGCTGGGCCTTATCGGTGGTGGCGGCTCCATTCTTACTGTGCCTGTACTAGTATACCTGATCGGCCTGAACCCAGTCATTTCCACGGCGTATTCCCTGTTTATTGTTGGCCTTACGAGCCTTGTGGGCAGTTATAAGTTCTATAAAAAAGGATTGGTAAGCCTTAAAACAGCTGTGGTATTTGGCCTGCCCTCCATAGTGGCTGTTTATATTACCCGCCGCTACCTTGTACCAGCCATACCTGAGAATATCTTTACGCTGGGTGATACTATAGTAACGAAAGGTATGCTGCTGATGCTTCTGTTCGCAGCGCTGATGGTATTTGCTTCCATCAGCATGATCAAAAAGAAAAAGCTTACAGCAGCAACGCCTGAGCAAGGCTCCTTAGCCCAGGAACAGAAGTTCAACTATGGCGGTATACTGGCCGAAGGGCTTGTGGTAGGCACGTTGACCGGTCTTGTAGGCGCTGGCGGGGGCTTTCTGATCATCCCGGCCCTGGTACTTTTCAGTAAGCTGGACATGAAAATGGCAGTTGGCACTTCGCTCCTGATCATTGCTGTAAAATCGCTGTTTGGCTTTGTCGGAGACATCTTCAACTACGACATTAACTGGTTATTCCTGTCTGTTTTCTCGCTTATTTCCATTGCAGGCATCTTTGTTGGCTCCTTCCTTTCTACAAGAATTCCTGCTGATAAACTCAAGTCATCTTTTGGTTGGTTTGTGCTGGTGATGGGGATTTATATTATCGCGAAAGAGTTATTTTTATAA
- a CDS encoding YeeE/YedE family protein — translation MIVEFLSQPWPWYTSGAVIALVMVLLLFFGKSFGFSSNLRVICAACGAGKHVKFFDFDWRSQLWNLLFLLGAIIGGLISSEFLAGDDAVQISQATIQDLSVLGISAPDDLQPEEIFSLDALFTVRGFLILLIGGFMIGFGSRYAGGCTSGHAISGLSNLQLPSLIAVIGFFIGGLITTWVLLPLIF, via the coding sequence ATGATAGTAGAGTTTTTAAGCCAGCCCTGGCCTTGGTATACTTCAGGTGCCGTAATTGCCTTGGTAATGGTGTTGCTGTTATTTTTTGGGAAGTCGTTCGGCTTCTCTTCAAACCTGCGTGTTATCTGCGCTGCATGTGGTGCTGGCAAACACGTGAAGTTCTTCGACTTTGACTGGCGCAGCCAGCTATGGAACCTGCTCTTCCTGCTTGGTGCCATTATAGGCGGCCTCATTTCCTCCGAGTTCTTAGCAGGCGACGATGCCGTACAGATTTCACAGGCCACCATACAGGACCTAAGCGTGCTAGGCATCTCAGCACCTGACGACCTGCAGCCGGAGGAGATTTTTAGTCTGGACGCGCTCTTTACAGTGAGAGGATTTCTGATTCTCTTGATTGGAGGCTTTATGATTGGCTTTGGGTCACGTTATGCAGGGGGGTGTACCTCAGGTCATGCCATCAGCGGACTTTCGAACCTGCAGCTGCCTTCTCTCATCGCTGTTATAGGCTTTTTTATTGGCGGCCTGATCACCACATGGGTCCTGTTACCGCTGATTTTTTAA
- a CDS encoding YeeE/YedE family protein, with the protein MKGLKYILAGILFGIVMSKSEAISWFRIQEMFRFQSFHMYGIIGTAVILGTLVTYIIKKYKLRDYQGNPIVFTPKEKSVPRYLIGGTIFGLGWALTGACPGPLFVNIGHGYWAFLVAVGGALAGTYFYGLIREKLPH; encoded by the coding sequence ATGAAGGGACTAAAATACATATTAGCTGGTATTCTGTTCGGCATCGTCATGAGTAAGTCAGAGGCCATTTCATGGTTTCGCATACAGGAGATGTTCCGCTTTCAGTCGTTCCATATGTATGGCATTATTGGCACAGCTGTTATACTTGGTACATTGGTTACCTACATCATCAAGAAGTATAAATTACGAGACTACCAGGGCAATCCTATCGTTTTCACTCCAAAGGAGAAGTCGGTGCCACGCTACCTGATTGGCGGCACTATTTTTGGTTTAGGCTGGGCCCTTACCGGAGCATGTCCTGGACCTCTCTTTGTGAACATTGGCCATGGCTACTGGGCTTTTCTGGTAGCTGTAGGCGGAGCACTGGCAGGAACATACTTCTATGGCCTTATCCGGGAGAAGCTACCACACTAA
- a CDS encoding TlpA family protein disulfide reductase — MAKKKFSFKNIPGWTIVLAVFGILYLTGLHTEAIGQVQRLLLATGIRNADVPDTLPGSASAAEAVKESTAIPAKMAGAGFKMVDLDGKAVSFEGLKGKVIFLNIWATWCPPCVAEMPNIHSLYKKVNSDDIAFVMLSVDEGGLEKVRKFVEKKGFTFPVYMPASQFPKEFYSNAIPTTFIISPEGKIVAKQEGMADYDTKEVQDFLQSMVKK; from the coding sequence ATGGCAAAAAAGAAATTCTCATTTAAGAATATTCCCGGCTGGACTATCGTACTGGCTGTGTTTGGCATTCTGTACTTAACAGGTTTGCATACCGAAGCAATTGGGCAGGTACAGCGGCTGCTGTTAGCTACAGGCATCCGAAACGCAGATGTACCCGATACTCTTCCTGGCTCTGCCAGTGCAGCCGAAGCGGTAAAGGAATCCACAGCCATACCTGCAAAAATGGCTGGAGCTGGCTTTAAAATGGTAGACTTGGATGGGAAAGCCGTAAGCTTTGAGGGCCTGAAAGGTAAAGTGATTTTTCTAAATATTTGGGCCACCTGGTGCCCTCCCTGTGTAGCTGAGATGCCTAATATCCACAGTCTCTACAAGAAGGTTAACTCCGATGATATTGCCTTTGTAATGCTATCAGTAGATGAGGGAGGCCTGGAGAAGGTTAGAAAGTTTGTGGAGAAGAAAGGCTTTACCTTCCCTGTTTACATGCCGGCTAGCCAGTTTCCCAAAGAGTTTTACTCTAATGCCATCCCGACTACTTTTATCATCTCGCCAGAAGGGAAGATTGTAGCCAAACAGGAAGGCATGGCTGACTATGACACTAAAGAAGTACAGGACTTTCTGCAAAGTATGGTGAAGAAATAA
- a CDS encoding protein-L-isoaspartate(D-aspartate) O-methyltransferase, with translation MIQPVVALLLLLLLIPIQEKDIYKERREEMVRKSIERRGVDDKAVLKAMRTVKRHLFVPSSQVEAAYEDHPLPIGAGQTISQPYMVAFMTEVIRPNPQMKVLEIGTGNGYQAAVLAEIVKEVYTIEIIPELGQSAAKRLKTLGYDNVQVKVGNGYHGWPEHAPFDAIVVTAAAEAVPPPLLAQLKDGGRMVIPIGSTSQTQTLTLIEKKKGKALTTKLMPVLFVPFTGGDKKE, from the coding sequence ATGATACAACCAGTTGTTGCTTTACTTCTGTTACTGCTGCTCATTCCCATCCAGGAGAAGGATATCTATAAGGAAAGAAGGGAAGAGATGGTCAGGAAATCTATTGAGCGCAGAGGTGTTGATGATAAAGCCGTACTTAAAGCCATGCGCACTGTTAAGCGGCACCTCTTTGTTCCTTCCAGCCAAGTGGAAGCAGCCTATGAAGACCATCCATTACCAATTGGTGCGGGACAGACTATATCACAGCCATACATGGTCGCTTTCATGACTGAGGTAATCAGGCCAAACCCACAAATGAAAGTTTTGGAAATAGGTACAGGCAACGGTTATCAGGCAGCGGTGTTAGCAGAAATTGTAAAAGAGGTTTATACTATAGAGATCATACCTGAACTAGGCCAATCGGCTGCTAAACGCCTTAAGACACTGGGCTATGATAATGTGCAGGTGAAAGTAGGAAACGGGTACCACGGCTGGCCAGAACATGCCCCCTTCGATGCCATTGTTGTAACCGCTGCTGCCGAGGCTGTGCCACCTCCTTTGCTGGCTCAGTTAAAAGACGGTGGCAGAATGGTAATTCCGATTGGCTCTACCTCTCAAACACAGACCCTGACCCTAATAGAAAAGAAGAAAGGCAAAGCTCTAACCACGAAGCTGATGCCAGTGCTCTTCGTTCCTTTCACCGGCGGTGACAAGAAAGAATGA
- a CDS encoding APC family permease translates to MEDYKDAEGTTDIQVSQQGEAVPAAATGAGTVSAPKPALGITDAIAVIVGIVVGAGIFRTPSLVAANSDSGTMFMATWLLGGLVSLIGALCYAELTTTFPNAGGDYHFLTRAFGKKPAFLFAWARMSVIQTGSIALLAFIIGDYLAQIYSIGSFASVIYAALVVIVLTGINIIGISVGTGTQKLLTALEILGVLLVIVAGLFFAPPETEAISTTAAVAENNNSLGLAMVFVLLTFGGWNEAAYISAELKSGRKGMATVMILSICIITAIYLLINLSYLHVLGLDGMSQSSAVAGDLMQATFGEGGLVLIGLLVAVAALTSVNATIFTGARTNYALGRDFPVFGLLGKWNEQTSSPVNAFLVQGGISLALIGLGFITRNGFETIVEYTAPVFWFFLFLVGIALFVLRRKEPDLYRPFRVPLYPVTPLIFCITSAYLFYSSLVYTGLGALVGVAVLLLGVLILFSLPMLSRLQQNKGTPKGI, encoded by the coding sequence ATGGAGGATTACAAAGATGCAGAAGGCACCACTGACATTCAAGTGTCCCAACAAGGTGAAGCAGTACCTGCTGCAGCCACAGGTGCGGGCACAGTATCTGCACCGAAGCCTGCCTTGGGTATCACAGATGCCATAGCTGTAATAGTAGGAATTGTAGTGGGAGCCGGTATATTCCGCACTCCATCATTGGTAGCTGCCAACTCAGACAGCGGCACTATGTTTATGGCAACCTGGCTACTAGGTGGGCTTGTCTCCCTGATTGGTGCACTCTGCTACGCAGAACTTACGACTACTTTTCCCAACGCAGGGGGGGACTACCACTTCCTGACACGCGCTTTCGGTAAAAAGCCTGCTTTCCTGTTTGCCTGGGCACGCATGAGCGTGATCCAGACAGGTTCTATCGCCTTGCTGGCCTTTATCATAGGTGATTATCTGGCACAGATTTACAGTATAGGCTCCTTTGCCTCCGTCATTTATGCTGCCTTGGTAGTTATTGTCTTAACTGGTATCAACATCATCGGGATTAGTGTAGGGACAGGCACGCAAAAGTTGCTCACGGCATTAGAGATACTTGGGGTTTTGCTGGTAATAGTAGCAGGCTTATTCTTCGCTCCCCCCGAAACAGAAGCCATAAGTACAACGGCAGCTGTAGCTGAGAATAATAATTCCTTAGGCCTGGCAATGGTTTTCGTGTTGCTGACCTTTGGCGGCTGGAACGAAGCAGCTTATATCTCTGCCGAACTGAAGTCGGGGCGAAAGGGCATGGCCACTGTAATGATCCTGAGCATTTGCATTATCACAGCTATTTACCTGCTTATAAACCTATCCTACCTCCATGTGCTTGGGCTGGATGGCATGTCGCAGTCTAGTGCCGTAGCAGGCGACCTGATGCAAGCTACCTTTGGGGAAGGAGGTCTTGTACTGATCGGGCTTTTAGTAGCTGTTGCCGCTTTAACCTCCGTTAACGCTACTATCTTTACAGGTGCCCGTACCAATTACGCTCTTGGCCGTGACTTTCCGGTTTTTGGTTTGCTTGGCAAGTGGAATGAGCAGACATCGTCGCCGGTAAATGCTTTCCTGGTGCAGGGCGGTATCTCACTAGCCTTGATTGGCCTTGGGTTTATTACCCGCAACGGCTTTGAAACCATTGTAGAGTATACAGCACCAGTCTTTTGGTTCTTCCTGTTTTTGGTAGGTATAGCCTTGTTTGTCCTGCGCCGGAAAGAACCAGACCTGTACCGTCCTTTCAGGGTGCCCCTCTACCCTGTAACGCCGCTTATTTTTTGCATCACCAGCGCTTACCTGTTCTACTCCAGTTTAGTATACACCGGGCTTGGTGCACTGGTAGGTGTGGCAGTACTGCTGCTTGGCGTGCTTATACTTTTTTCTTTACCTATGCTGAGCCGGTTGCAGCAAAACAAAGGTACACCCAAGGGTATTTAG
- a CDS encoding SAM-dependent methyltransferase produces MKRTPDVPYVPTRQVVVDAMLKLADVKKDDVLYDLGCGDGRIVITAAKEYGARGTGVDINPERIQEANANAREANVTDKVRFIEGDLFEEDFSQASVVTLYLLPAVNQKLRPILMKQLKPGTRIVSHAFDMGDWEPEQTVEVDGTKIFLWTIPEKK; encoded by the coding sequence ATGAAACGGACCCCCGATGTACCGTATGTACCTACCCGACAGGTGGTGGTAGATGCGATGCTGAAACTTGCCGATGTTAAAAAGGATGATGTTCTTTATGATTTGGGCTGCGGCGACGGACGCATCGTAATAACAGCAGCAAAAGAGTATGGCGCAAGAGGAACAGGCGTAGACATAAATCCTGAGCGTATACAGGAAGCCAATGCAAACGCTCGCGAAGCCAACGTTACAGACAAAGTACGCTTTATAGAGGGCGACCTGTTTGAGGAGGATTTCAGCCAGGCGTCTGTGGTTACCTTATACCTGCTGCCAGCTGTAAACCAGAAACTACGCCCCATCCTGATGAAGCAGCTAAAACCAGGTACCCGCATTGTGTCGCACGCTTTTGACATGGGTGACTGGGAGCCTGAACAGACTGTAGAAGTCGATGGTACCAAGATTTTCCTTTGGACCATTCCAGAGAAAAAATAA
- a CDS encoding LLM class flavin-dependent oxidoreductase gives MSSNTKKLADIPFSVLDLVPILEGKTASDSFKTSLDLAQHVEKWGFKRFWMAEHHNMPGIASSATSVLIGHIAGGTESIRVGSGGIMLPNHAPLVVAEQFGTLESLYPGRIDLGLGRAPGTDQVTAMALRRDLRGSAEDFPEHVQELLQYFSPEDYNAKVRAVPGQGLEVPIWLLGSSTYSAQLAGILGLPFAFASHFAPAALHVALKVYRESFRPSEYLQEPYAIACINAVAADTDAEAEHLATTLYQSFLNVIRGTAKPQAAPVESMEGLWDSSEKYAVHQMLRYTFIGSPATVKEDLQAFLNDTQVNELMFASHIYDHQARLRSYEILSEMCKKEQKV, from the coding sequence ATGAGCAGCAACACGAAAAAGTTAGCTGATATACCTTTCTCTGTCTTAGACCTTGTGCCAATTCTGGAGGGCAAGACAGCAAGCGATTCTTTTAAAACCAGCCTTGATTTAGCCCAACACGTTGAGAAGTGGGGGTTTAAGCGTTTCTGGATGGCAGAGCACCACAACATGCCAGGCATAGCCAGCTCGGCTACCTCTGTCTTAATCGGCCACATTGCTGGCGGTACAGAAAGTATCAGAGTAGGGTCTGGCGGCATTATGCTTCCCAACCACGCGCCATTGGTAGTAGCAGAGCAGTTTGGTACGCTTGAGTCGTTGTACCCGGGCAGAATAGACTTGGGACTTGGTCGTGCACCTGGCACAGATCAGGTAACAGCAATGGCCTTGCGCCGGGACCTGCGTGGCAGTGCTGAAGATTTTCCGGAGCATGTGCAGGAGCTTCTGCAATATTTTTCTCCAGAGGATTATAACGCGAAAGTGCGTGCCGTACCTGGTCAGGGGTTGGAGGTTCCGATTTGGCTACTTGGCTCTAGTACCTACAGCGCACAGCTTGCGGGTATACTTGGTTTGCCTTTTGCTTTTGCCAGCCACTTTGCACCGGCTGCCTTACACGTTGCCCTAAAAGTATACCGCGAAAGCTTCAGACCTTCTGAGTACCTGCAGGAGCCATATGCCATTGCATGTATAAACGCAGTAGCAGCAGATACCGACGCAGAAGCAGAGCACTTGGCAACTACACTTTACCAGTCGTTCCTGAACGTGATCAGGGGCACAGCAAAACCACAGGCAGCGCCGGTGGAGAGTATGGAGGGTTTATGGGATTCTTCTGAAAAGTACGCGGTGCACCAGATGCTGCGCTACACATTTATAGGCTCACCCGCCACAGTTAAAGAAGATTTACAGGCCTTCCTGAATGACACCCAGGTAAATGAGCTAATGTTTGCCTCTCATATCTATGATCACCAGGCAAGGTTGCGTTCTTATGAGATACTATCGGAGATGTGTAAGAAGGAGCAGAAAGTTTAG
- a CDS encoding YbhB/YbcL family Raf kinase inhibitor-like protein — protein sequence MGTNVCETLQISSPSFSAGDNIPKKHTCDGEDINPALEIGDLPEETKSLVLIVNDPDAPNGNWVHWLVWDVPPIHFIQENSSPGTVGMNDFGYINYAGPCPSLGTHRYFFRVYALDIDLNLSSGSNKEQVYLQMENHIIGTGQLMGLYSH from the coding sequence ATGGGAACCAATGTATGTGAAACCCTGCAGATCAGTAGCCCTTCTTTTAGTGCTGGAGATAATATTCCTAAAAAGCATACTTGCGACGGGGAGGACATAAATCCAGCCTTGGAGATCGGTGATCTGCCGGAAGAAACCAAAAGCCTTGTGCTGATTGTAAACGATCCGGATGCACCAAACGGCAATTGGGTGCATTGGTTGGTTTGGGATGTACCGCCAATTCACTTTATTCAGGAGAACAGTTCGCCGGGTACTGTGGGCATGAATGACTTTGGCTACATAAATTATGCTGGTCCCTGCCCCTCTCTTGGCACCCATCGATATTTCTTTAGGGTATATGCTCTGGACATAGATCTTAACTTAAGCTCTGGCAGCAACAAAGAGCAAGTGTACCTGCAAATGGAGAATCATATTATTGGTACAGGGCAACTGATGGGCCTCTATAGCCACTAA